The Hymenobacter sp. GOD-10R genome includes a window with the following:
- a CDS encoding M20/M25/M40 family metallo-hydrolase — protein MRKRLLLACAFAGTFAAHAQKLTATEKKIVATVQQNMPQSEKLLVQVVNINSGTLNVKGVREVGDIFRKQFDAIGFKTSWVDMPAEMQRAGHLVAQRKGKKGKKLFLIGHLDTVFELDMPFTKYTQLNDSTATGQGVNDMKGGDVVMLAALQALQQNGLLDNTTITAYFTGDEERSGKGEAARADFIAKAKESEVALAFESAAGLHSVATARRGSSGWQLKTTGQAAHSSTIFKPNVGYGAVYEAARILNEFREKLSQEQYLTFNPGLIVGGSEVKYDAAKAHGEVVGKTNIISPEVDVAGDLRFLTEQQKEDARTKMREIVSHSLPNTKAEITFTDGLPGMPPTPGNQKLATLTDQVSRDLGFGPVTAGDPGSRGAGDVSLVAQYLDCLDGLGSSGKGAHAPGETINTKEFPLLVQRAALMIYRLTR, from the coding sequence ATGAGAAAACGCCTACTCCTTGCTTGCGCTTTCGCGGGTACTTTCGCTGCGCACGCCCAAAAACTCACGGCTACCGAGAAGAAGATTGTGGCCACGGTGCAGCAGAATATGCCGCAGAGCGAGAAGCTGTTGGTGCAAGTGGTGAACATCAACAGCGGCACCTTGAACGTGAAAGGCGTACGCGAAGTAGGCGATATTTTCCGTAAACAGTTTGATGCGATTGGCTTCAAAACCAGCTGGGTCGATATGCCTGCCGAGATGCAGCGCGCCGGCCACCTGGTAGCGCAGCGCAAGGGCAAAAAGGGCAAGAAGCTCTTCCTCATTGGCCACCTCGACACGGTGTTTGAGCTGGATATGCCTTTCACGAAGTACACCCAGCTCAACGACTCCACTGCTACGGGCCAAGGCGTGAACGACATGAAAGGCGGCGACGTGGTGATGCTAGCGGCTCTGCAAGCGTTGCAGCAAAACGGCCTGCTCGATAACACGACCATTACCGCCTACTTTACCGGTGATGAAGAGCGCAGCGGCAAAGGCGAAGCCGCCCGCGCCGACTTCATTGCCAAAGCCAAAGAATCGGAGGTGGCCCTAGCTTTTGAATCAGCGGCGGGGCTGCACTCGGTGGCTACGGCCCGGCGCGGCTCCAGCGGCTGGCAGCTCAAAACCACTGGGCAGGCAGCGCACTCGTCGACTATTTTCAAACCCAACGTGGGCTATGGGGCCGTGTATGAAGCTGCACGTATCCTGAATGAGTTTCGGGAAAAGCTGAGCCAAGAGCAATATCTCACCTTCAACCCCGGCCTAATTGTGGGCGGCTCGGAGGTGAAGTACGATGCGGCCAAAGCACACGGCGAAGTGGTGGGCAAGACGAACATCATCTCCCCGGAAGTCGACGTAGCCGGCGACCTACGCTTCCTCACCGAGCAGCAGAAGGAAGACGCCCGCACCAAAATGCGCGAAATCGTGAGCCACAGCCTGCCAAATACGAAGGCCGAAATCACCTTCACCGATGGCTTACCCGGTATGCCGCCCACGCCCGGCAACCAGAAGCTAGCTACCCTCACCGACCAGGTAAGCCGCGACCTAGGTTTCGGCCCCGTGACGGCGGGCGACCCTGGCTCTCGCGGCGCCGGCGACGTGTCGCTCGTAGCGCAGTACCTCGATTGTCTGGATGGGCTAGGTTCGTCGGGCAAAGGCGCCCACGCACCGGGCGAGACGATTAACACAAAGGAGTTTCCGCTGCTGGTGCAGCGCGCCGCGCTGATGATTTATCGGCTGACGCGGTGA
- a CDS encoding DUF5615 family PIN-like protein produces the protein MIIWLDAHLSPLLAAWLKWKFGLTAVPLRDIGLRDAEDEEIFAAAKSASAIVLTKDADFLRLLERYGPPPQVLWVTCGNTSNERLQQVLLQTLPTALELLAAGEPLVEIGDK, from the coding sequence ATGATCATCTGGCTTGATGCTCACCTGTCGCCATTACTTGCGGCATGGCTGAAGTGGAAGTTTGGCTTGACTGCCGTTCCGTTACGCGATATTGGTTTGCGTGATGCGGAAGATGAAGAAATATTTGCAGCAGCTAAATCCGCAAGTGCCATTGTGTTAACCAAAGATGCTGACTTCCTGCGTTTGCTGGAACGCTACGGTCCGCCGCCACAAGTGCTCTGGGTAACGTGTGGCAACACGTCAAATGAACGTCTGCAACAAGTACTGCTTCAAACATTACCAACCGCGTTGGAGCTGTTAGCAGCCGGAGAGCCACTTGTTGAGATAGGAGATAAGTGA
- a CDS encoding DUF433 domain-containing protein yields the protein MQNLHQLITTNPRQCGGRPCIRGMRIRVADILNLLAAGLTTEQVLAELPDLEALDVQAALQYAAQRLDYPRLAA from the coding sequence ATGCAAAACCTCCACCAGCTTATTACAACGAACCCACGTCAGTGTGGTGGGCGGCCCTGTATTCGAGGCATGCGCATCCGCGTAGCAGATATCCTCAACCTGCTAGCGGCAGGCTTGACGACAGAGCAAGTGTTAGCTGAACTACCTGATTTAGAAGCCTTGGACGTCCAAGCAGCTTTGCAATACGCCGCACAACGGCTCGACTATCCGCGCTTAGCCGCATGA
- a CDS encoding hemolysin family protein codes for MEILIILLLAILNGVFSMAEIALVSSRKARLETDAQQGNERAKAALALSENPNRFLSTVQIGITLIGILMGVFSGAGLTVSLQHLIEKVEPLRSYSHSIAVVATVGLITYVSVVVGELLPKRIGLINPEGISKIMAGPMSLLSRIAAPFIWLLETSSELLMRLLNIKPKEDNAVTEDEIRSMVREGASSGTIQEVEQNIVNNVFNLGDRRVGSLMTARQDIAWLNINDDVATNKQKVLSRISSMYPLCRGTLDELEGVVYLHDLLNPSLDEQLTRLGDLKKAPLYLPTNSKAYQALEQFKEARAHQGIVVNEFGDIMGVVTINDLFDALVGDVPLPDEEEPDIIQREDGSYLIDAQLPFAEFAERFAIPAAEQQGLTGFHTLGGFVLHILSAIPKTGEQFTWHGRSFEIMDMDKSRIDKILFREKAIAPTQPVEAEPAKTIP; via the coding sequence ATGGAAATCCTGATCATTTTACTTCTAGCAATTCTGAACGGCGTGTTTTCCATGGCGGAAATTGCGCTGGTATCGTCCCGAAAAGCTAGGCTGGAAACGGACGCACAACAGGGCAACGAACGAGCAAAAGCAGCTCTAGCCCTCAGTGAGAACCCCAACCGCTTCCTCTCTACCGTCCAGATCGGCATTACCCTCATTGGTATTCTGATGGGCGTGTTCAGCGGGGCGGGCCTCACGGTTAGCTTGCAGCATCTGATTGAAAAGGTAGAGCCGCTTCGCTCCTACAGTCACAGCATCGCGGTGGTGGCAACCGTTGGACTGATCACCTACGTGTCGGTAGTGGTGGGCGAGCTGCTGCCCAAGCGCATCGGCCTGATCAACCCTGAGGGCATTTCCAAGATCATGGCCGGGCCCATGTCGCTGCTGTCGCGCATTGCGGCGCCCTTTATCTGGCTGCTTGAGACTTCCAGCGAGTTGCTGATGCGCCTGCTCAACATCAAGCCCAAAGAAGATAATGCGGTAACGGAAGACGAAATTCGGTCGATGGTGCGGGAAGGCGCTTCGTCGGGCACCATTCAGGAAGTGGAGCAGAACATCGTGAATAACGTCTTTAACCTAGGTGACCGGCGGGTAGGCTCGCTTATGACGGCACGGCAGGATATTGCTTGGCTAAACATCAACGACGACGTGGCCACTAACAAGCAGAAAGTCCTGTCGCGAATTTCGTCGATGTATCCACTTTGCCGGGGCACCTTGGACGAGTTGGAAGGCGTCGTGTATTTACATGACCTGCTCAACCCTAGCCTCGATGAGCAGCTTACGCGGCTGGGGGATCTGAAAAAAGCGCCCCTGTATTTACCTACCAATAGCAAAGCCTACCAGGCGCTAGAACAGTTCAAAGAAGCACGCGCCCACCAGGGCATCGTCGTGAATGAGTTTGGCGACATTATGGGAGTCGTGACTATCAACGACTTATTTGATGCCCTCGTGGGCGACGTACCACTGCCCGACGAAGAAGAGCCCGATATCATCCAGCGCGAGGATGGCAGCTACCTCATCGACGCGCAGCTTCCGTTTGCCGAATTCGCCGAGCGCTTCGCCATCCCAGCCGCCGAGCAACAGGGCCTCACGGGCTTTCACACCCTAGGTGGCTTTGTGCTGCACATCCTCAGTGCCATTCCCAAAACCGGCGAACAGTTTACCTGGCATGGCCGCAGCTTCGAAATCATGGACATGGACAAGAGTCGCATTGATAAGATTCTGTTCCGAGAAAAGGCTATTGCTCCGACGCAGCCTGTGGAAGCAGAGCCTGCTAAGACCATTCCGTAG
- a CDS encoding antibiotic biosynthesis monooxygenase family protein — protein sequence MTVEYIRYRIAAEQQPAFVQAIKSACQLLASSPDCLSYQLGHCDEDSTLFIWRIEWTSVEQHLNGFRKSPEFGAFFQLVKPFYSGIQEMNHYSVLV from the coding sequence ATGACCGTTGAATATATCCGCTACCGCATTGCCGCCGAGCAGCAGCCGGCTTTTGTGCAGGCCATCAAAAGTGCCTGCCAGCTCCTAGCCTCCTCGCCCGACTGCCTCAGCTACCAACTTGGGCATTGCGACGAAGATTCGACCTTATTTATCTGGCGCATCGAATGGACATCGGTGGAGCAGCACCTCAATGGTTTCCGCAAGAGCCCGGAGTTTGGCGCCTTTTTTCAATTAGTAAAACCCTTTTATTCGGGGATTCAGGAGATGAATCATTATTCGGTGCTGGTGTAA
- a CDS encoding ABC transporter ATP-binding protein: protein MSLWEIIQRLFPYVRPYRGLVIATLLLTLVGSLAAQVNPFVLRYTVDTVQSLLNRNLGLAQGMPLLLAVSGLLLGKEIINTLIQFGQKFYGEKIRISVSSHLMHDAVHKVVGYQLGFYADNGNQTGKLQTRIDRGVESLMKLVQNFFIDILPLFANSIVALVVMFMANVYVGLVAVAVLPIYFWLSYRQADKLNGTRRALRGLREARSQGLVNLIDSAVVIKSFVREDYEEEKQNAQQDALQDAQLQTRKTNFLYDGLKTFTEQIGVVLIIILTAYLVLDRQISIGAIMFHILLFNNVSAPIRQLHRIYDEMNDALTYSEGFFDILDAKDAVEPTGPLKPEHLLGTFDICNVDFTYPSGTQALYDVCLTIEAGKTTALVGLSGAGKSTIINLLCKFYAPDCGKMLLDGKPLAEYDTHALRQQIGLVLQKNHIFKGTIEENIRYGLMDASFEQIQYAAKQAYLHEQIMELPKGYQSDAQQLSGGQQQRIAIARLFLKNPPIIFLDEPTASLDAIATEQIKNSLEAIKQGRTVVIISHSLAQIVDSDCIYVMKQGRMVESGTHEHLYDLRGTYREIFDASARSLNIEKLARVMVDDGDEVEDTAA, encoded by the coding sequence ATGAGCCTCTGGGAAATTATTCAACGCCTCTTCCCTTACGTCCGCCCGTACCGTGGGCTTGTTATTGCCACCTTGCTGCTCACGCTGGTGGGCTCCCTAGCCGCGCAGGTCAACCCCTTCGTGCTGCGCTACACCGTGGATACGGTGCAAAGCTTGCTGAATCGCAACCTAGGTTTGGCCCAGGGCATGCCGCTGCTGCTAGCGGTCAGCGGACTGCTGCTCGGCAAGGAAATCATTAATACACTCATCCAGTTCGGGCAAAAGTTTTACGGTGAGAAAATTCGCATCAGCGTGTCGAGTCACCTCATGCACGACGCGGTGCACAAGGTGGTGGGCTACCAGCTAGGTTTTTACGCCGACAATGGCAACCAAACCGGCAAGCTACAGACCCGTATCGACCGGGGCGTGGAAAGCCTGATGAAGCTGGTGCAGAACTTCTTCATCGACATTCTGCCCCTGTTCGCTAACTCCATTGTGGCCTTAGTGGTCATGTTCATGGCTAATGTGTACGTGGGCCTCGTGGCCGTGGCGGTGCTACCCATATACTTCTGGCTAAGCTACCGACAAGCTGATAAGCTCAACGGCACCCGCCGCGCTTTGCGCGGCTTACGCGAGGCACGTAGCCAAGGCCTAGTCAACCTCATCGACTCGGCCGTAGTCATTAAGAGCTTCGTCCGCGAAGACTACGAAGAAGAAAAGCAGAATGCTCAGCAGGATGCTTTGCAGGATGCACAGCTCCAAACCCGCAAAACCAACTTTCTCTACGACGGCCTCAAAACCTTCACCGAGCAAATTGGCGTGGTGCTTATTATCATCCTGACAGCCTACTTGGTGCTCGACCGGCAGATCAGCATTGGGGCCATCATGTTCCATATCCTGCTGTTCAACAACGTATCGGCGCCCATTCGGCAGTTGCACCGCATCTACGACGAGATGAACGATGCCCTCACCTACTCCGAGGGCTTCTTTGATATTCTGGACGCCAAAGACGCCGTAGAGCCTACCGGTCCGCTCAAGCCCGAGCACCTGCTAGGTACCTTCGACATCTGCAACGTTGACTTCACCTACCCCAGCGGCACCCAAGCGCTGTACGACGTGTGCCTGACCATTGAGGCCGGCAAAACCACTGCGCTAGTAGGCCTTAGTGGGGCCGGTAAAAGCACCATAATCAACCTGCTCTGCAAGTTCTACGCCCCCGACTGCGGCAAGATGCTGCTCGATGGCAAACCCCTAGCCGAATACGATACCCATGCCCTACGCCAGCAAATTGGGCTAGTGCTGCAGAAGAACCACATTTTCAAGGGTACTATCGAGGAGAATATCCGCTACGGCCTAATGGATGCTAGTTTCGAGCAAATTCAGTACGCAGCCAAACAAGCCTACCTGCACGAGCAGATTATGGAGTTGCCGAAAGGCTATCAGAGCGACGCGCAGCAGCTCTCGGGCGGGCAGCAGCAGCGTATTGCGATTGCTAGGCTGTTCCTGAAGAACCCGCCCATTATCTTCCTCGACGAGCCTACCGCCTCGCTCGACGCCATTGCCACCGAGCAAATCAAGAACTCCCTCGAAGCTATTAAGCAAGGCCGCACGGTGGTCATCATCTCCCATAGCCTAGCCCAAATCGTGGACTCCGACTGCATCTACGTGATGAAGCAGGGTCGCATGGTGGAAAGCGGCACCCACGAGCACCTCTACGACCTGCGTGGTACCTACCGCGAGATTTTCGATGCTTCGGCGCGGAGTTTAAATATCGAAAAGCTAGCTCGCGTGATGGTGGATGACGGGGATGAAGTGGAGGATACAGCGGCTTAA
- a CDS encoding DUF1349 domain-containing protein, producing the protein MRIGHVYLCLALPLLLTECNSAPTTPTASTTPLAAPATPGEKCSVKLPGGIEFTQSLNNAAKNATTNNGKLSLRSEAKKDNFNDPDGKLTNNTAPVLLTKIDNKKPFTLTAKITPEFLETYDAGVLYIYNKEDLWQKFAFERDERAKTRIVSVRTIGTSDDNNHDVVNNKSVYMKISSDTKTVGFYYSLDNATWQLVRLYKNDYPAETWVGVSSQSPIGNGSVTQFEDCTLTETSIKDFRMGI; encoded by the coding sequence ATGAGAATCGGACACGTTTATCTGTGCTTGGCTTTGCCGTTGTTGCTAACGGAATGCAATTCAGCTCCTACGACACCTACCGCATCCACCACCCCGCTTGCTGCACCTGCCACACCAGGTGAAAAATGTTCTGTGAAACTGCCTGGCGGCATAGAGTTCACCCAGTCGCTCAACAACGCTGCAAAAAACGCAACCACCAACAACGGAAAACTGTCGCTCCGTAGCGAAGCCAAAAAGGATAATTTTAACGACCCAGACGGGAAACTGACCAATAACACAGCTCCCGTACTACTGACCAAAATAGACAACAAAAAGCCGTTCACGTTGACGGCGAAAATAACCCCGGAATTTTTAGAGACGTACGATGCCGGTGTCCTCTACATATATAACAAAGAGGATCTGTGGCAGAAATTCGCCTTCGAAAGAGATGAGCGGGCGAAAACGCGCATCGTGAGCGTACGAACCATAGGCACGTCCGACGATAATAACCACGACGTTGTAAACAATAAAAGCGTGTACATGAAAATATCATCCGACACTAAGACCGTCGGATTCTATTACTCGCTAGACAACGCAACGTGGCAGCTAGTACGCCTCTACAAAAATGATTATCCCGCCGAAACGTGGGTAGGCGTCAGCTCACAATCTCCCATTGGCAACGGTTCCGTCACTCAGTTTGAAGACTGTACGCTGACGGAAACAAGCATCAAGGACTTTAGAATGGGTATTTGA
- a CDS encoding alpha/beta hydrolase produces MKCHALLFVLLFLTQVALGQALPYGNNPAAGHYATVRGVKLYYETYGTGAPLLLIHGNGGTSKDFHKNIPYFSQRYQVIALDSRAHGKSVDTGDSLSFEMMADDCAALLTHLRLDSAYVLGWSDGGITALILALRHPNKVKKLAATGANLWPDSTALMPELWQQMQRGYKEGKGQTFADPKRRNDWKVFLLDWKEPHVPLSALAKIKVPTFIIAGDRDVIRPEHTVAIYQSLPHAWLWILPNSGHATLQEHTDEFNRKVDAFFRARGLPSPPK; encoded by the coding sequence ATGAAGTGTCACGCCCTACTCTTCGTTCTGCTTTTCCTTACACAAGTAGCACTGGGTCAAGCGCTACCGTACGGCAACAACCCCGCGGCCGGCCACTACGCTACGGTGCGCGGCGTGAAGCTGTACTACGAAACGTATGGCACTGGCGCGCCCTTGCTGCTCATTCACGGCAATGGCGGCACGAGCAAGGACTTTCATAAGAACATTCCGTATTTCTCTCAGCGCTACCAGGTTATTGCCCTGGATAGCCGAGCGCACGGCAAATCGGTGGATACCGGTGATTCGCTCAGTTTCGAGATGATGGCTGACGACTGCGCGGCCTTGCTCACGCACTTGCGCCTCGATTCGGCGTACGTGCTGGGGTGGAGCGACGGAGGTATCACGGCGCTGATCCTAGCGCTGCGCCACCCAAACAAGGTCAAAAAGCTAGCGGCCACCGGCGCGAACCTATGGCCTGACTCTACGGCCCTAATGCCGGAACTGTGGCAGCAAATGCAGCGCGGTTATAAGGAGGGCAAGGGCCAAACCTTCGCTGACCCCAAGCGCAGGAACGACTGGAAAGTGTTCCTGCTCGACTGGAAAGAGCCCCACGTCCCGCTATCGGCGTTGGCTAAAATCAAGGTACCCACCTTTATCATCGCCGGCGACCGTGACGTTATCCGCCCTGAGCACACGGTGGCTATTTACCAAAGTCTTCCTCACGCGTGGCTGTGGATTCTGCCCAATAGTGGCCACGCTACCCTTCAGGAGCACACCGACGAATTCAACCGAAAAGTTGACGCATTTTTTAGAGCACGAGGTCTACCTTCTCCGCCAAAGTAG
- a CDS encoding DUF6799 domain-containing protein, which produces MRNGLLSSLALGGLLLLSTAQNTAAQTSTDQASDRMSWYTVENNTLVLRTSSKNKPVKTTPVTKDVTFSDGTHVEFGTHALVRQDGSRVELKEGDILSASGQLASAPTAKPRAKAVTAWGGTSAPFTYQPAAPVNGKLKGVVELGASGFNMFIIRMDEQRNWKLEKVEYGNSLVMENMATEEDIRKGLKAYIGQMLDFGVGGQDIHFVVSSGADMAKVTTPIVQGLKALNYVVTTVTPAREGALGFKAAVPKPYVDKAFMVDMGSGNTKIAWLENGTSKVVDTYGAKYFQITTDTAAVAKEVRTKAAQVPSSLRGTCFIMGGIPFEMAKVGRQEKEPYTALQPAAAYTQLQGAKSEAGLNIYRAIAAATGCQQFIFGWDTNFTIGYLLSLP; this is translated from the coding sequence ATGAGAAACGGACTACTCTCTTCATTAGCACTTGGCGGATTACTGCTGCTAAGCACAGCCCAAAACACAGCAGCACAAACGTCAACTGACCAGGCGTCGGACCGGATGTCGTGGTACACGGTGGAGAACAACACGCTCGTGTTGCGGACCAGCAGCAAGAATAAGCCAGTGAAAACCACGCCTGTAACCAAGGACGTTACGTTTTCCGATGGCACGCACGTCGAGTTCGGAACCCACGCGTTGGTACGGCAGGATGGCAGTCGGGTCGAGCTGAAAGAAGGCGACATTCTGAGTGCCAGCGGGCAGCTAGCTTCCGCTCCTACTGCCAAGCCGCGCGCAAAGGCGGTAACAGCTTGGGGTGGTACCTCAGCGCCATTCACGTACCAGCCCGCAGCGCCCGTCAACGGCAAACTGAAGGGCGTGGTAGAGCTAGGGGCTAGCGGCTTCAACATGTTCATTATTCGCATGGATGAGCAGCGCAATTGGAAGCTGGAAAAGGTGGAGTACGGTAACAGCCTGGTAATGGAAAACATGGCCACGGAAGAAGATATCCGGAAAGGACTGAAAGCCTACATCGGGCAGATGCTGGATTTCGGCGTGGGTGGCCAGGACATCCACTTTGTGGTTAGCTCCGGGGCCGACATGGCCAAGGTGACGACGCCCATTGTGCAGGGCCTCAAAGCACTGAACTACGTCGTCACGACCGTGACGCCAGCGCGCGAAGGAGCGCTCGGGTTTAAAGCTGCCGTGCCGAAGCCGTACGTCGATAAAGCATTCATGGTCGATATGGGCTCGGGCAACACCAAAATTGCTTGGCTGGAAAATGGCACGTCGAAAGTGGTAGATACCTACGGCGCGAAATATTTTCAGATAACCACTGACACGGCCGCCGTGGCTAAGGAAGTGCGCACAAAAGCCGCGCAAGTACCTAGCTCACTCCGCGGGACGTGCTTCATCATGGGCGGTATTCCCTTCGAAATGGCTAAGGTAGGTCGGCAGGAAAAGGAGCCCTATACTGCGCTACAACCCGCCGCTGCTTACACCCAGTTGCAAGGGGCTAAATCGGAAGCTGGCTTGAACATCTACCGGGCCATTGCTGCGGCCACAGGCTGCCAGCAGTTTATTTTTGGTTGGGACACAAACTTCACCATCGGCTATCTGCTGTCGTTGCCTTAA
- a CDS encoding M1 family aminopeptidase, whose translation MRKHFLLVCLLLSLLPFTSRAKNKVAVDLTIYPETHSFSCRYTLDAAVPAGGLLLNLNKQFAVGKVTGGTLRAYTATAFYDTFQKDTLRRLALQFTRSKPQQTVTIQYSGIISERYHTDGLADFTAQANWLPTIPDKEYDLVDYQLTVHVPESYQVVSTHEPLRTAPGAYTFTGTGPSIEITAIAAQRFTQLVSTSDNVHITVQKANRATSANDTLLLADARKIIAYQNRLFGSKDPIRNFTFLLPNVNRTASGLLDNAAVIAYLTFDTKDPGDLLILAHEISHKWWGYGVWNTYDNWLNEAFATYSGLLYLKAAGDTASFRKELSKRQKSATGAPAIINFDVRKNDYPSFRRVIYDKGTVVLYELHQRVGDAQFFRILTRTAAAKVATTEAFLKLVEQQSSRETSEWLAHKLGT comes from the coding sequence ATGAGAAAGCATTTCTTACTCGTTTGCCTTCTGTTATCTCTGCTTCCCTTCACCAGTCGAGCCAAAAACAAAGTGGCGGTAGACCTTACTATCTATCCCGAAACTCATTCTTTCTCCTGCCGCTATACACTCGATGCCGCCGTTCCTGCTGGCGGACTGTTGCTCAACCTCAACAAGCAGTTCGCCGTCGGAAAGGTGACGGGCGGCACCCTGCGGGCGTACACCGCCACTGCCTTTTACGACACCTTTCAGAAAGACACGCTCCGCCGGCTCGCCCTGCAATTTACCCGCTCCAAGCCTCAGCAGACGGTTACAATACAGTATAGTGGTATCATCAGCGAGCGGTATCACACTGATGGCCTGGCCGATTTCACGGCGCAAGCAAATTGGCTACCCACCATTCCGGACAAGGAATACGACTTAGTAGACTACCAGCTTACCGTACACGTACCGGAGTCCTACCAAGTGGTAAGCACCCACGAGCCTCTTCGCACGGCACCCGGCGCCTACACGTTTACGGGTACAGGACCTAGCATTGAAATTACGGCTATTGCGGCTCAGCGCTTTACGCAGCTGGTTTCTACGTCGGACAACGTGCACATTACGGTTCAGAAAGCTAACCGCGCCACTAGCGCCAACGACACCTTGCTGCTGGCGGATGCTCGCAAGATCATTGCCTACCAAAACCGCTTATTCGGTAGCAAAGACCCCATTCGCAACTTTACATTTCTGCTGCCTAACGTTAACCGCACGGCTTCGGGCTTGCTGGATAATGCCGCCGTTATTGCGTACTTGACTTTCGACACCAAAGATCCCGGCGACCTCCTGATCCTCGCGCACGAAATCAGCCATAAATGGTGGGGCTACGGCGTTTGGAATACTTATGACAACTGGTTGAATGAAGCATTTGCCACCTACTCGGGCTTGCTTTACTTAAAGGCTGCTGGCGACACAGCGAGCTTCCGGAAGGAGCTGAGCAAACGCCAGAAGTCGGCAACTGGGGCACCCGCTATTATCAACTTCGATGTCAGAAAGAACGACTATCCTAGCTTCCGGCGGGTGATTTATGACAAAGGCACCGTCGTCTTATATGAGCTTCATCAACGGGTTGGCGATGCGCAATTCTTCCGTATTCTCACCAGAACCGCCGCCGCTAAAGTCGCGACGACCGAGGCCTTTCTGAAGCTAGTAGAGCAGCAGAGTAGTCGCGAAACGAGTGAGTGGCTCGCGCACAAGCTAGGTACGTAG
- a CDS encoding ACT domain-containing protein yields the protein MVFLMSGETNLAQLLRTMQPALQPGTYVFCTVASLAEVDLAEVICLFKEQEGLTVILPQATADRLRLPYSFVAAWITLTVHSALEAVGLTAAFAQALAHADVSCNVVAAYYHDHIFVAAHDATKAMHILQELAQTAA from the coding sequence ATGGTATTTCTTATGAGTGGCGAAACCAACTTAGCACAGCTGTTACGCACCATGCAGCCAGCACTACAGCCTGGCACCTATGTATTCTGCACAGTGGCTTCGCTAGCCGAAGTCGATTTAGCCGAGGTCATCTGCTTGTTTAAAGAACAAGAAGGCCTCACGGTCATTCTTCCGCAAGCTACTGCCGACCGTTTGCGGCTGCCCTATTCGTTTGTGGCAGCTTGGATTACCCTCACGGTGCACTCGGCGCTGGAAGCGGTAGGTCTCACGGCGGCTTTCGCGCAAGCCCTAGCCCACGCCGATGTGAGCTGCAACGTGGTAGCCGCCTATTACCACGATCATATTTTTGTGGCGGCGCACGACGCGACGAAAGCCATGCACATCTTGCAGGAACTCGCCCAAACGGCAGCTTAG